The Vicia villosa cultivar HV-30 ecotype Madison, WI linkage group LG1, Vvil1.0, whole genome shotgun sequence genome includes a region encoding these proteins:
- the LOC131601901 gene encoding uncharacterized protein LOC131601901 produces the protein MNVLEDSPLQALAFHHLSFDFFNNLWTWLAVIFWRIRTPNPELLPPSSQDDTVSELLEPCNDDDNVLSRVHSTVVCDGDVNDVDGVTKGKMKFTSYYNEDDVIDGKCNETLHLTVELWEDREERLEWWEKLLKTRTGENENGWYTCQDLTALNGNVVRFWEESSNSFSYVSLW, from the coding sequence atgaacgTCTTAGAAGATTCTCCCCTACAAGCTCTAGCTTTCCACCACTTGAGCTTCGATTTCTTTAACAATTTATGGACATGGCTCGCCGTCATCTTCTGGAGGATCCGGACTCCCAACCCTGAATTACTACCTCCTTCTAGCCAAGATGACACGGTTTCGGAGCTATTGGAGCCTTGTAACGATGATGATAATGTTCTGTCTCGTGTTCATAGTACTGTGGTTTGTGACGGCGACGTTAACGATGTTGACGGGGTCACGAAGGGAAAGATGAAGTTTACCTCGTACTATAACGAGGATGATGTCATTGATGGAAAATGCAACGAGACGTTACATTTAACGGTGGAATTATGGGAAGACAGGGAAGAAAGATTGGAGTGGTGGGAGAAGTTGTTGAAGACGAGAACGGGAGAAAACGAGAATGGATGGTACACGTGTCAGGATTTAACGGCGCTTAACGGCAACGTTGTTAGGTTTTGGGAAGAATCAAGCAATAGCTTCAGCTATGTTTCTCTATGGTAG